The Amycolatopsis mongoliensis genome includes a window with the following:
- the mnmA gene encoding tRNA 2-thiouridine(34) synthase MnmA, which translates to MRVLAAMSGGVDSAVAAARAVDAGHDVVGVHLALSAKPGTLRTGSRGCCTIEDSHDARRAADILGIPFYIWDFAERFTEEVVETFVGEYAAGRTPNPCVTCNEKIKFEALLEKAMALGFDAVATGHYARLSVVDGVPELRRSADSGKDQSYVLASLTAEQLSHAMFPLGDSWKTDVRAEAERRGLSVANKPDSHDICFIPDGDTKKFLENRLGQRPGELVDAETGAVLGHHTGVHGFTVGQRKGLGIEAPASDGRPRYVLSLEPVSGSVKVGSAAGLGIKTIEADRAIWPSGEPLTEPTECVAQVRAHGGIVDAVADVDSDTMTVHLREPLRGVAPGQVVVLYRPDAEGGDIVLGSAKISGTR; encoded by the coding sequence ATGCGGGTTTTGGCCGCGATGAGCGGAGGAGTGGACTCGGCGGTCGCCGCGGCGCGTGCAGTCGATGCCGGGCACGACGTCGTCGGCGTGCACTTGGCGTTGTCGGCCAAGCCGGGCACCTTGCGAACCGGATCGCGTGGGTGCTGCACGATCGAAGACTCGCACGACGCCCGACGGGCCGCCGACATCCTCGGAATCCCTTTCTACATCTGGGATTTCGCGGAGCGCTTCACCGAAGAGGTTGTCGAGACCTTCGTCGGTGAATACGCCGCCGGACGTACGCCGAACCCGTGTGTCACCTGCAACGAGAAGATCAAGTTCGAAGCCCTCCTCGAGAAGGCGATGGCGCTCGGTTTCGACGCGGTCGCCACGGGCCACTATGCGCGCCTCTCCGTGGTGGATGGCGTGCCCGAGCTGCGCCGCAGTGCCGACAGCGGCAAGGACCAGTCCTACGTGCTCGCCTCCCTCACCGCGGAGCAGCTCAGCCACGCCATGTTCCCTTTGGGCGACTCTTGGAAGACTGACGTGCGGGCCGAGGCGGAGCGACGTGGGCTGTCCGTCGCCAACAAGCCGGACAGCCACGACATCTGCTTCATTCCCGACGGTGACACCAAGAAGTTCTTGGAGAACCGGCTGGGCCAGCGTCCTGGCGAACTCGTGGACGCGGAGACCGGCGCAGTGCTTGGCCATCACACCGGCGTGCACGGATTCACCGTCGGACAGCGCAAGGGGCTCGGAATCGAGGCTCCGGCGTCCGACGGCCGGCCTCGATATGTCCTGTCGCTCGAACCGGTTTCCGGCTCCGTCAAGGTCGGTTCCGCAGCAGGGCTCGGGATCAAGACGATCGAAGCCGACCGCGCGATCTGGCCCAGCGGTGAGCCGCTGACCGAACCGACCGAATGCGTGGCGCAGGTCAGGGCCCACGGAGGAATCGTCGACGCGGTCGCCGACGTGGACTCCGACACCATGACGGTCCATCTGCGCGAACCGCTGCGCGGGGTGGCCCCGGGGCAGGTCGTCGTGCTCTACCGGCCGGATGCCGAGGGCGGGGACATCGTCCTGGGCAGCGCGAAGATCTCGGGCACGCGCTGA
- a CDS encoding cysteine desulfurase family protein, translating to MTYLDHAATTPMLPEAVAAMTEALSNVGNASALHSSGRRARRMVEEARETIADALGARPSEVIFTGGGTESDNLALKGIFWARHDEQEQRRRILCGAAEHHAVLDTVEWLESHCGAEITLLEVDSQGRVSPDVLRTAIATDPETVALVTVMWANNEVGTINPIAELAAVCAEFDIPLHTDAVQAVGAVPVDFAASGAAALTLTGHKLGGPFGVGALLLGRDVTCVPLLHGGGQERSVRSGTLDVPAIVGFAAAVRASVATRADYAKRVEELRDGLIEVIQREVPDAILNGGDGERLPSHVHFTFPGCAGDSLLMLLDAKGIECSTGSACTAGVAQPSHVLLAMGADPAAARGSLRFSLGHTSSAADVEAVAAEIGGVVTRARQAGLAGMRKQNQKQEV from the coding sequence ATGACCTATCTCGACCACGCGGCGACCACTCCGATGTTGCCCGAAGCCGTAGCGGCGATGACCGAGGCGCTGTCCAACGTGGGCAACGCCTCCGCGCTGCACTCTTCGGGCCGCCGCGCTCGGCGGATGGTCGAGGAAGCCCGCGAAACCATCGCCGACGCCCTGGGCGCCCGCCCCTCCGAGGTGATCTTCACCGGCGGCGGCACCGAGAGCGACAACCTCGCGCTCAAGGGCATCTTCTGGGCTCGCCACGATGAGCAGGAGCAGCGTCGCCGCATCCTGTGCGGAGCCGCGGAGCACCACGCCGTACTCGACACGGTCGAATGGCTCGAATCCCACTGCGGCGCCGAGATCACGCTGCTGGAAGTCGACAGCCAGGGCCGCGTTTCGCCCGATGTGCTCCGCACCGCCATTGCCACGGATCCCGAAACCGTGGCACTGGTGACGGTGATGTGGGCCAACAACGAGGTCGGGACGATCAATCCGATCGCCGAGCTGGCCGCGGTCTGCGCCGAGTTCGACATCCCGCTCCACACCGACGCGGTACAGGCCGTCGGCGCTGTCCCGGTCGACTTCGCGGCCAGCGGTGCCGCCGCTCTCACCCTCACCGGACACAAGCTCGGTGGTCCCTTCGGCGTGGGCGCCCTCTTGCTCGGCCGCGACGTGACGTGCGTACCCCTCCTGCACGGCGGAGGCCAGGAACGCAGCGTTCGTTCCGGCACCCTCGACGTCCCGGCGATCGTCGGTTTCGCAGCTGCGGTCCGAGCCAGCGTCGCGACTCGAGCCGACTACGCAAAGCGCGTCGAGGAGCTCCGCGACGGACTCATCGAAGTCATTCAGCGCGAAGTGCCCGACGCCATCCTCAACGGCGGAGATGGTGAACGGCTGCCCAGCCATGTTCACTTCACATTCCCGGGGTGCGCCGGCGACAGCCTGCTGATGCTGCTCGACGCCAAGGGCATCGAATGCTCAACGGGATCCGCCTGCACGGCAGGCGTCGCCCAACCGAGCCACGTGCTGCTCGCCATGGGCGCCGACCCCGCGGCGGCTCGCGGCTCTCTTCGTTTCTCCCTCGGCCACACATCCTCTGCCGCGGATGTTGAAGCGGTCGCCGCCGAGATCGGCGGAGTCGTCACACGCGCCCGGCAGGCCGGCTTGGCCGGAATGCGCAAGCAGAACCAGAAGCAAGAGGTGTAA
- a CDS encoding MFS transporter, with product MASTLDSAPRRRSVLWTAEHRLTTIALLLVVTLVAFENMGVATAMPTLVADLHGLSLYSWPFTIFLISSVVATVLSGRLGDRRGPAPALLAGPVLFAVGLVVAGTATGMPMFLLGRALQGFGSGLLLVSVSLLIALTFTDQERPVIYAANAAAWVLPAVIGPSVAGVVTVSIGWRWVFLGLVPLVVVGVTMLAVVVRRLPAHSPSVDGRRAGVVQAIIAALGVAALTWAAQHQSLLALAYGTAGLVALGYALRTLLPTGTLSSRPGLPTVVASRALIAGAYAGMEAYLPLTMSAVHGYSPALAGLPLTITALGWSAASAAQGRFLNWSREASLRTGFWLVAAGLAGFGLVSQPWFPAWPAFVACAVGGAGMGIAMPAISVLLLRYSPEGERGFNTSAMQLADWVGSALLIGLGGVLLGVAGSVLDPSPAMALLTVALVALALLGVRLTGRWPSKV from the coding sequence ATGGCCTCGACGCTCGACTCCGCACCCCGTCGCCGCAGCGTGCTCTGGACCGCGGAACACCGCCTGACGACGATCGCGCTGCTGCTCGTGGTCACGTTGGTCGCTTTCGAGAACATGGGCGTCGCGACGGCGATGCCGACCCTGGTCGCCGACCTTCACGGGCTGTCGCTGTACTCGTGGCCGTTCACGATCTTCCTCATTTCGAGCGTGGTCGCGACGGTGCTGTCGGGCCGGCTCGGCGATCGCCGCGGTCCGGCACCGGCACTGCTGGCAGGGCCGGTGTTGTTCGCGGTGGGCCTGGTCGTCGCGGGGACGGCGACCGGGATGCCGATGTTCCTCCTCGGTCGCGCACTGCAGGGCTTCGGCTCGGGACTGCTGCTGGTCTCGGTCTCGCTCCTGATCGCGTTGACGTTCACCGACCAGGAACGCCCGGTGATCTACGCGGCGAACGCGGCCGCCTGGGTCCTGCCGGCGGTGATCGGGCCGTCCGTGGCCGGCGTGGTGACCGTCAGCATCGGCTGGCGCTGGGTCTTCCTCGGCCTGGTTCCGCTGGTCGTCGTCGGTGTGACGATGCTGGCGGTGGTCGTCCGCCGCCTCCCCGCGCACTCACCGTCCGTCGACGGCCGCCGCGCAGGTGTGGTCCAGGCGATCATCGCGGCCCTCGGCGTCGCGGCGTTGACGTGGGCGGCCCAGCACCAGTCGCTCCTGGCCCTCGCCTACGGCACGGCCGGGCTCGTCGCCTTGGGCTACGCCCTCCGGACGTTGCTCCCGACCGGAACGCTGTCATCCCGCCCCGGCCTGCCGACGGTCGTCGCGTCCCGCGCCCTGATCGCCGGCGCGTACGCCGGGATGGAGGCGTACCTGCCTCTGACGATGAGCGCGGTCCACGGCTACAGCCCGGCGCTTGCCGGCCTACCGCTGACCATCACGGCATTGGGCTGGTCAGCGGCCTCGGCGGCGCAAGGCCGGTTCCTCAACTGGTCCAGGGAGGCGTCGCTTCGCACAGGGTTTTGGCTGGTCGCGGCCGGTTTGGCCGGCTTCGGCCTGGTATCGCAGCCTTGGTTCCCCGCCTGGCCGGCGTTCGTGGCCTGCGCGGTCGGTGGCGCCGGCATGGGGATCGCGATGCCCGCGATCTCCGTCCTCCTGCTCCGCTACTCACCCGAGGGTGAGCGCGGCTTCAACACCTCGGCGATGCAGCTGGCCGACTGGGTGGGCTCCGCCCTGCTCATCGGCCTGGGCGGCGTCCTGCTCGGCGTGGCGGGCTCGGTCCTCGACCCGTCGCCTGCGATGGCCCTGCTCACAGTTGCCTTGGTGGCCCTCGCGCTGCTGGGGGTCCGGCTGACCGGACGGTGGCCGTCGAAGGTGTGA
- a CDS encoding helix-turn-helix transcriptional regulator has protein sequence MDASWSDPRHVLDVVDRLLSAPRPHLLLRFSAELGKLIPHHAAAMQTGDCPRSPLKVVGDQAIADAVTSVELQRLVDRSEPGRALVVDGVLGGVERWLVLLSSMPAVGKGAVLAVVPEDTELPTVELELAAQLWHVLSTDVGQRAADPGPDVLASNLAAATARAQAITDLGQTHAATLATLLAVLRSGRLSDGVARRTAVDLATDALLELKGVVDRDQALSEERAAAAFALLRAQLADLVRHTEVDVDLVDPAGDASLPQDIAHTARTMTRGLVLAALDRPSTTRLRASWRLDGSVLRITVRDDSPEVVDAIPARGLTDRLSALGGHWEVDAVPGWGTTVTAVLPLGVAEPPELRPLDRLNPREIEVLTGISQGLRNRQIAEHLQLSEHTVKFHVRNILDKLDVSSRGEAAALARDLRLEPVAHRTA, from the coding sequence ATGGACGCTTCCTGGTCCGATCCGCGACACGTGCTGGACGTCGTCGACCGGCTGCTGTCGGCACCGCGGCCTCACCTGCTGCTCAGGTTCTCCGCCGAGCTGGGGAAGCTGATCCCGCACCACGCGGCCGCCATGCAGACCGGGGACTGCCCCCGCAGCCCGCTCAAGGTCGTGGGTGACCAGGCGATCGCCGACGCCGTGACGAGCGTCGAGCTGCAACGGCTGGTCGACCGCAGCGAGCCGGGCAGGGCCCTGGTGGTCGACGGCGTGCTCGGCGGCGTCGAACGCTGGCTCGTCCTTCTTTCGTCGATGCCGGCGGTCGGCAAAGGGGCGGTTCTCGCCGTCGTGCCGGAGGACACGGAGCTGCCGACGGTCGAGCTGGAGCTGGCCGCGCAGCTGTGGCACGTCCTCAGCACCGACGTCGGCCAACGCGCGGCCGATCCGGGCCCGGACGTACTGGCCAGCAACCTCGCGGCGGCCACCGCGCGGGCCCAGGCGATCACCGACCTCGGCCAGACCCACGCGGCGACCCTGGCCACGCTCCTGGCCGTGCTGCGCTCGGGACGACTGTCCGACGGCGTTGCCCGCCGCACGGCGGTCGACCTGGCGACCGACGCGCTGCTCGAGCTGAAGGGCGTCGTCGACCGCGACCAGGCGCTTTCCGAGGAACGGGCGGCCGCGGCCTTCGCCTTGCTCAGGGCCCAGCTCGCCGACCTGGTCCGCCACACCGAGGTCGACGTCGACCTGGTCGATCCGGCCGGCGACGCGTCGCTCCCGCAGGACATCGCCCACACCGCGCGGACGATGACCCGCGGCCTGGTGCTCGCCGCTTTGGACCGTCCGTCGACCACGCGCCTGCGGGCGTCGTGGCGGCTCGACGGCTCGGTACTGCGGATCACGGTCCGCGACGACAGCCCCGAAGTCGTCGATGCGATCCCAGCTCGCGGGCTGACCGACCGGCTCAGCGCCCTCGGTGGCCACTGGGAGGTCGACGCGGTGCCCGGCTGGGGCACGACGGTCACCGCGGTCCTCCCGCTCGGCGTCGCCGAACCGCCGGAGCTGCGTCCGCTCGACCGGCTCAACCCGCGTGAGATCGAGGTCCTGACCGGGATCTCTCAGGGCCTGCGCAACCGGCAGATCGCCGAACACCTGCAGCTCAGCGAGCACACGGTGAAGTTCCACGTCCGCAACATCCTCGACAAGCTGGACGTGAGCTCCCGCGGCGAGGCCGCCGCGCTGGCCCGCGACCTGCGGTTGGAGCCAGTGGCGCACCGCACGGCCTGA
- a CDS encoding NADP-dependent oxidoreductase — MRAITFSAYGGPDVLQLSEVPVPEPGPGQVRLAIRAAGINPIDWKIRSGFMQQNFQVAFPHIPGLEVAGVVDAVGEGADFAVGDEVFGWSETGAYAEYALAKTLAPKPAGISWADAAALPVAGETALRVLGLLDVREGETLLVHGASGTVGRFAAQVAVAKGLTVIGTAGSRNLDDLKSLGVVPVLYGDGWLDRVREAASGPVDAVFDTTGHGVLPGSVELRGTKDRVITIADGAAFELGIPFSSGGEQSREVLTGIAGWVTDRGVRIAQGRSYPLAEAAAAQIESQDGHPGGKLTLAVG; from the coding sequence ATGCGAGCGATCACCTTCTCCGCCTACGGCGGGCCGGACGTCCTGCAGCTGTCCGAGGTTCCGGTACCGGAGCCCGGCCCGGGACAGGTGCGGCTGGCCATCCGGGCCGCCGGGATCAACCCGATCGACTGGAAGATCCGCAGCGGCTTCATGCAGCAGAACTTCCAGGTCGCCTTTCCGCACATCCCCGGCCTCGAGGTGGCCGGTGTCGTCGACGCTGTCGGCGAGGGCGCGGACTTCGCCGTCGGTGACGAGGTGTTCGGCTGGTCCGAGACCGGCGCGTACGCCGAGTACGCGCTGGCGAAGACGCTCGCGCCGAAGCCCGCCGGTATTTCGTGGGCCGACGCGGCCGCGCTGCCGGTCGCCGGTGAGACGGCGCTTCGCGTTCTCGGACTGCTCGACGTCCGCGAAGGCGAGACGCTGCTGGTCCACGGCGCCAGCGGCACGGTCGGGCGGTTCGCCGCGCAGGTGGCCGTCGCCAAGGGACTGACCGTCATCGGCACCGCCGGCAGCCGGAACCTCGACGACCTGAAGTCGCTGGGCGTCGTGCCGGTGCTCTACGGCGACGGCTGGCTGGACCGGGTCCGCGAGGCCGCGTCCGGGCCGGTGGACGCCGTGTTCGACACCACCGGACACGGGGTGCTGCCCGGGTCGGTCGAGCTGCGGGGCACGAAGGACCGAGTCATCACGATCGCCGACGGTGCCGCGTTCGAGCTCGGCATTCCGTTCTCGAGCGGGGGTGAGCAGTCGCGTGAGGTCCTGACCGGGATCGCCGGCTGGGTGACCGACCGCGGGGTCCGCATCGCCCAGGGCAGGAGTTACCCGCTCGCCGAGGCCGCCGCCGCGCAGATCGAGAGCCAGGACGGGCACCCCGGCGGGAAGCTCACGCTCGCTGTCGGCTGA
- a CDS encoding lysophospholipid acyltransferase family protein has translation MSHAWMPTSPCGDGCLTDGDPVVGFPRRVLRVTAAIFVVFSAMLTAPLLLVSWGRERRVRLIFRGVLRAFGVRLLVHGGEDFLTAPAGRGALVVNNHISWLDIVAINALRPMRALAKKEIAGWPVLGGLVRRGGSIFLDRERLTTLPATMASLADALRTGSLVSVTPEGTTWCGLASGRFTTATFQAAIDGGVPVRPIALRYRLADGRETSRPAFIGPESLIASLRRVSALRGLVLEIHICPEIAPGRAENRRELAALAEASVHSALGTVKIPAQQRRRTPRPQPIPLASPPAK, from the coding sequence ATGAGCCACGCCTGGATGCCGACCTCGCCCTGCGGCGACGGCTGCTTGACCGACGGCGACCCGGTGGTCGGCTTTCCGCGGCGCGTACTGCGCGTCACCGCGGCGATCTTCGTCGTTTTTTCGGCAATGCTGACGGCGCCCCTGCTGCTGGTGTCGTGGGGCCGCGAGCGCCGGGTCCGGCTGATCTTCCGCGGCGTGCTGCGGGCGTTCGGCGTCCGGCTTCTCGTCCACGGCGGTGAGGACTTCCTGACCGCACCGGCCGGTCGTGGTGCTTTGGTGGTCAACAACCACATCTCGTGGCTGGACATCGTCGCGATCAACGCGCTGCGGCCGATGCGCGCGCTGGCCAAGAAGGAGATCGCGGGCTGGCCGGTGCTGGGCGGCCTGGTCCGCCGCGGCGGCAGCATCTTCCTCGACCGCGAGCGGCTGACGACGCTGCCGGCCACGATGGCGTCGCTGGCCGATGCGCTGAGGACGGGGTCGCTGGTGAGCGTGACCCCGGAGGGGACCACGTGGTGCGGTCTGGCGTCCGGCCGCTTCACGACGGCGACGTTCCAGGCGGCCATCGACGGCGGTGTGCCGGTCCGCCCGATCGCGCTGAGGTACCGCCTCGCGGACGGCCGCGAGACGAGCCGCCCGGCGTTCATCGGCCCGGAGTCGCTGATCGCGTCCCTGCGCCGGGTCTCGGCGTTGCGCGGGCTGGTGCTCGAGATCCACATCTGCCCGGAGATCGCCCCGGGTCGTGCGGAGAACCGGCGTGAACTGGCGGCTCTCGCCGAGGCGTCGGTGCATTCGGCGCTGGGGACGGTGAAGATCCCGGCCCAGCAGCGGCGGCGGACCCCGCGTCCCCAGCCGATCCCTTTGGCTTCGCCTCCCGCGAAGTGA
- a CDS encoding GNAT family N-acetyltransferase, giving the protein MTTSQLLVSTDQAGADLPADAPRYSLLVAHANEEVVAAQKLRHRVFAEEMGARLHSPIAGLDVDEFDEFCDHLVVRDDNTGEIVGCYRMLPPDRAAVAGKLYADSEFDLSALDGLRPSLVETGRSCVHPDHRSGAVVSLVWAGIARYMLLSGHRYLAGCASVPLVDGGSFAAGVWDVLRTKHYSDEATRVSPLIPWDATGIERPDRSVLPPLIKGYVRLGAKAYGPPALDAAFGVADFFVVLDLHNVDERYLKFFLGVQV; this is encoded by the coding sequence ATGACGACGTCACAGCTCCTCGTCAGCACTGATCAGGCGGGTGCCGACCTCCCCGCGGACGCTCCCCGGTACTCCCTCCTCGTCGCCCACGCGAACGAAGAAGTGGTCGCCGCACAGAAGCTCCGCCACCGGGTTTTCGCCGAGGAGATGGGCGCGCGGCTGCACTCGCCGATCGCCGGTCTCGACGTCGACGAGTTCGACGAATTCTGCGACCACCTCGTGGTCCGCGACGACAACACGGGCGAGATCGTCGGCTGCTACCGGATGCTGCCGCCCGATCGCGCCGCCGTGGCCGGGAAGCTCTACGCCGACAGCGAGTTCGATCTGAGCGCGCTCGACGGGCTGCGGCCGTCCCTGGTCGAAACCGGCCGGTCGTGCGTGCACCCGGACCACCGCAGTGGCGCCGTCGTCAGCCTGGTCTGGGCCGGGATCGCCCGCTACATGCTGCTGTCCGGCCACCGCTACCTCGCCGGCTGCGCGTCGGTCCCGCTGGTGGACGGCGGTTCGTTCGCCGCCGGCGTCTGGGACGTCCTGCGCACCAAGCACTACTCGGACGAGGCCACGCGTGTCTCGCCGCTGATCCCGTGGGACGCCACCGGGATCGAACGCCCGGATCGCTCGGTCCTGCCGCCGCTGATCAAGGGCTACGTCCGGCTCGGCGCCAAGGCCTACGGACCGCCCGCGCTCGACGCCGCCTTCGGTGTCGCGGACTTCTTCGTCGTGCTGGATCTGCACAACGTCGACGAGCGGTACCTGAAGTTCTTCCTCGGGGTCCAGGTATGA
- a CDS encoding electron transfer flavoprotein subunit alpha/FixB family protein, producing the protein MAEVLVLVDHVDGEVKKVTLELLTAARALGEPSAVVVGPTGTAAKAKQALASHGAAKVYVAEGDDAANYLVTPKVDVLAALAQQVSPAAVLVTASGEGKEVAARLAVRLGSGLIYDAVGVNGDGVIDQSIFGGAFSVKSKSTKGAPVVVSIRPGAVEAEPAEGAAAEETVEIPATDAAKATKITGVEPVTGGDRPELTEASIVVSGGRGVGSAEKFDVVEKLADSLGAAVGASRAAVDSGYYPAQFQVGQTGKTVSPQLYIALGISGAIQHRAGMQTSKTIIAVNKDPEAPIFEIADFGIVGDLFNVAPQLTEAVEKRKG; encoded by the coding sequence ATGGCTGAAGTACTCGTCCTCGTCGACCACGTCGACGGTGAGGTCAAGAAGGTCACGCTCGAGCTGCTGACCGCGGCCCGTGCGCTCGGAGAGCCGTCGGCCGTCGTCGTCGGCCCGACCGGGACCGCCGCCAAGGCGAAGCAGGCGCTGGCTTCCCACGGCGCCGCCAAGGTGTATGTCGCCGAAGGTGACGACGCCGCGAACTACCTGGTCACGCCGAAGGTGGACGTGCTCGCCGCGCTGGCGCAGCAGGTGTCCCCGGCCGCCGTGCTCGTCACCGCCAGCGGTGAGGGCAAGGAGGTCGCCGCCCGCCTGGCCGTGCGCCTGGGCTCCGGCCTGATCTACGACGCCGTGGGCGTCAACGGCGACGGCGTGATCGACCAGTCGATCTTCGGTGGCGCGTTCTCGGTGAAGTCGAAGTCCACCAAGGGTGCGCCGGTCGTCGTCTCCATCCGCCCGGGCGCGGTCGAGGCCGAGCCGGCCGAGGGTGCGGCGGCCGAGGAGACCGTCGAGATCCCCGCCACCGACGCGGCGAAGGCCACCAAGATCACCGGCGTCGAGCCGGTGACCGGCGGTGACCGTCCGGAGCTGACCGAGGCCTCGATCGTGGTCTCCGGTGGCCGCGGTGTCGGCTCGGCGGAGAAGTTCGACGTCGTCGAGAAGCTGGCCGACTCGCTCGGCGCGGCTGTCGGCGCGTCGCGTGCCGCGGTCGACTCCGGCTACTACCCGGCGCAGTTCCAGGTGGGCCAGACCGGCAAGACCGTGTCGCCGCAGCTGTACATCGCGCTCGGCATCTCCGGCGCGATCCAGCACCGCGCCGGCATGCAGACGTCGAAGACGATCATCGCCGTCAACAAGGACCCGGAGGCGCCGATCTTCGAGATCGCCGACTTCGGCATCGTCGGCGACCTGTTCAACGTCGCGCCGCAGCTGACCGAAGCGGTCGAGAAGCGCAAGGGCTGA